The Impatiens glandulifera chromosome 3, dImpGla2.1, whole genome shotgun sequence genome contains a region encoding:
- the LOC124930418 gene encoding pentatricopeptide repeat-containing protein At2g33760-like: protein MKKTKSFLSSSFGHEVNRLFSTSSSSLSMAKSSANNHQPQTKSYIHEPNFNPIHHFIDTLLKCNNLEQIRQVHAHITIYGMYHNLIVVNKLLYLYAYSKSLKDAHALFGVMKERDAVTWIVMIGGFAKVRDYFNCFKTFRDYIRSRLVPDNYTLPSVIRACRDDKHLRFGKLIHQITFKFGLQRDEFIVAALVDMYSNCDVIDDARQLFDKMPKRDLTTWTVMVSAFAKSENPSESLVLFNSMIDEGFVLDKISMVTVVNACAKTGSMNKARLVHDYLLWRNFSIDVILGSAIIDMYAKCGNVDYARVIFDGMSRKNVTSLIYLV from the coding sequence atgaagaagacGAAAAGCTTCTTGTCCTCTAGCTTCGGCCATGAAGTTAACCGTCTATTCTCtacttcttcatcttctctatcCATGGCGAAATCTTCTGCAAATAATCATCAACCTCAAACTAAATCATATATTCACGAACCAAACTTCAATCCGATTCACCATTTCATTGATACACTCCTAAAATGCAATAACCTTGAGCAAATCAGACAAGTGCATGCCCATATTACTATCTACGGTATGTATCATAACCTAATTGTTGTAAACAAGCTCCTTTACTTATACGCATATTCAAAATCACTTAAAGACGCTCACGCTCTATTTGGTGTAATGAAAGAAAGAGACGCCGTAACTTGGATTGTCATGATTGGTGGTTTTGCAAAGGTTCGTGATTACTTCAATTGTTTCAAAACATTTAGAGATTACATTAGATCAAGATTAGTTCCTGATAATTATACTTTACCTTCTGTAATTAGAGCCTGTAGGGATGATAAACATCTTAGATTTGGAAAGTTGATTCATCAAATCACTTTCAAGTTCGGTTTGCAAAGGGATGAATTTATAGTAGCTGCACTTGTAGATATGTATTCTAATTGTGATGTTATTGATGATGCACGCCAACTGTTTGATAAAATGCCAAAGAGAGATTTAACTACTTGGACTGTTATGGTTAGTGCATTTGCTAAGTCTGAAAACCCTAGTGAGTCTCTTGTATTGTTTAATTCAATGATAGATGAAGGTTTTGTTCTCGATAAGATTTCTATGGTGACGGTTGTTAACGCTTGTGCAAAAACTGGGTCTATGAATAAGGCGAGATTAGTTCATGATTATTTATTGTGGAGGAATTTTTCAATTGATGTAATTCTCGGCTCGGCGATAATTGATATGTATGCTAAGTGTGGGAATGTTGACTATGCTCGGGTGATATTCGACGGGATGAGTCGAAAGAATGTGACCTCTTTGATTTATTTAGTATAA
- the LOC124930417 gene encoding flavonoid 3'-monooxygenase CYP75B137-like, with product SSLPPGPLGLPIFGNLPFLNSELHSYFTSLAKTYGPIFSLRLGNKIAVVISTSSLAQEVLKDQDIIFANRDVPIAGKVAFYGGSDILWSPYGPEWRMLRKICVQEMLTKSKVDSFYDIRKREVRKMINRLWVRRMSLVDVGEEMFMTVLNSISTILWGECGNEMTESNLGNEFRLFVGELTMLMGVPNISDFIPCLAYFDLQGIEKKMKRMVKKFDTVFELMINERTTEDDNNEKKDFLQGLLNLRKGGGDTKIPLTTTHLKSLLLVNI from the coding sequence TCATCGCTGCCTCCAGGACCGTTGGGGTTACCCATTTTTGGAAACCTCCCTTTCCTAAATTCCGAGCTTCACTCTTACTTCACTTCCTTGGCCAAGACCTATGGCCCAATCTTCTCCCTCCGACTTGGAAACAAGATTGCAGTTGTCATCTCCACTTCCTCATTGGCACAAGAAGTTCTCAAAGATCAAGACATCATCTTTGCCAACCGAGACGTCCCTATTGCTGGTAAAGTTGCGTTCTATGGCGGTTCTGACATTTTGTGGAGCCCTTACGGACCTGAATGGAGGATGCTAAGGAAAATATGCGTCCAAGAGATGCTTACCAAATCGAAGGTGGATTCATTCTATGATATCCGGAAGAGGGAGGTTCGAAAGATGATCAATAGACTTTGGGTCCGGAGGATGTCGCTGGTGGATGTTGGGGAAGAGATGTTCATGACGGTGTTGAATTCAATAAGCACCATATTATGGGGTGAATGTGGAAATGAGATGACGGAAAGTAATCTAGGCAATGAGTTCCGTCTCTTTGTGGGAGAGTTGACGATGCTAATGGGAGTACCAAATATATCAGATTTCATTCCATGTCTAGCTTATTTTGACTTGCAAGGTATAGAGAAAAAGATGAAGAGAATGGTGAAGAAATTTGATACAGTTTTTGAATTGATGATAAATGAACGAACGACAGAGGATGATAATAATGAGAAGAAAGATTTTCTGCAAGGCCTATTGAATTTGAGGAAGGGAGGAGGGGATACTAAAATTCCTTTAACCACAACTCATCTTAAATCGCTTTTACTGGTAAATATCTAA